A genomic window from Halorubrum trapanicum includes:
- the thyA gene encoding thymidylate synthase, with amino-acid sequence MQQYLDLVDDALSTGTYKPNRTGVDTIATFSGQYTVDLAEGFPLLTTKKMDGYRWNSLIHEVLWYLSGEEHIRNLREETKIWDAWADEEGKLDTAYGRFWRRYPVPDEDAALPGETWPDDADRWVTVEEDADGTTRRTFDQIGYVLDTLEENPHSRRMVVNAWHPANAAVSTLPPCHYTFVVNVQDGRLNLHLTQRSGDIALGVPFNIAAYALLANALAQRTDFEVGEFGHTVVDAHVYCGRGDRGKWYANNLRYVQERLANVERKGDYLDVKSWVERTAPDEPNGQEGYDHVPGLLEQLSRTPRDRPRIEIADRPLDELTYEDVEVVDYDSADGISFAVAE; translated from the coding sequence ATGCAACAGTACCTCGACCTCGTCGACGACGCGCTCTCGACGGGCACGTACAAGCCGAACCGAACCGGCGTCGACACCATCGCGACGTTCAGCGGGCAGTACACCGTCGACCTCGCGGAGGGGTTCCCGCTCCTGACCACGAAGAAGATGGACGGCTACCGGTGGAACTCGCTCATCCACGAGGTGCTGTGGTACCTCTCCGGCGAGGAGCACATCCGGAACCTCCGCGAGGAGACGAAGATCTGGGACGCGTGGGCCGACGAGGAGGGGAAGCTCGACACCGCGTACGGCCGCTTCTGGCGCCGGTACCCGGTGCCGGACGAGGACGCCGCACTCCCCGGCGAGACGTGGCCCGACGACGCCGACCGCTGGGTCACCGTCGAGGAGGACGCCGACGGGACGACGCGGCGCACCTTCGACCAGATCGGGTACGTCCTCGACACGCTCGAGGAGAACCCGCACTCCCGCCGGATGGTCGTGAACGCGTGGCACCCGGCGAACGCCGCCGTCTCGACGCTGCCGCCGTGCCACTACACCTTCGTGGTGAACGTCCAGGACGGTCGGCTCAACCTCCACCTCACGCAGCGCTCCGGCGACATCGCGCTCGGCGTCCCGTTCAACATCGCGGCGTACGCGCTGCTCGCGAACGCATTGGCCCAGCGGACCGACTTCGAGGTCGGCGAGTTCGGCCACACCGTCGTCGACGCGCACGTCTACTGCGGCCGCGGCGACCGCGGGAAGTGGTACGCCAACAACCTCCGCTACGTTCAGGAGCGGCTCGCGAACGTCGAGCGCAAGGGCGACTACCTCGACGTGAAGAGCTGGGTCGAGCGCACCGCCCCCGACGAGCCGAACGGCCAGGAGGGGTACGACCACGTGCCCGGCCTCCTCGAACAGCTCTCGCGGACGCCCCGCGACCGCCCGCGGATCGAGATCGCGGACAGGCCGCTCGACGAGCTGACGTACGAGGACGTCGAAGTCGTGGACTACGACTCAGCGGACGGCATCTCGTTCGCGGTCGCGGAGTGA
- a CDS encoding dihydrofolate reductase, whose translation MPGADSDATDSADPDLVLVAAVAENGVIGDGGGMPWHYPADLAHFKRLTTGHPVIVGRKTYERIADRIGGPLPDRTSVVLTTRPIGDDDLSEGAVVAGDPETALERATADAADRGVDAVYVIGGATVYEAYLDRADRMVLTEIPERPEGDTRFPDWDPEAWAERERETDGDLAFVTYERRDED comes from the coding sequence ATGCCGGGCGCCGATTCCGACGCGACCGACTCCGCCGATCCCGACCTCGTCCTCGTCGCCGCGGTCGCGGAGAACGGCGTGATCGGCGACGGCGGCGGGATGCCGTGGCACTACCCCGCGGACCTGGCGCACTTCAAGCGGCTGACGACCGGCCACCCGGTGATCGTCGGCCGGAAGACGTACGAGCGCATCGCCGACCGGATCGGGGGCCCGCTCCCCGACCGGACGAGCGTCGTGTTGACGACCCGCCCGATCGGCGACGACGACCTCTCCGAGGGCGCGGTCGTCGCGGGCGACCCCGAGACCGCGCTCGAACGCGCGACCGCGGACGCCGCCGACCGCGGCGTCGACGCCGTCTACGTCATCGGCGGCGCGACGGTGTACGAGGCGTACCTCGACCGCGCCGACCGGATGGTCCTCACCGAAATCCCCGAGCGCCCCGAGGGCGACACGCGCTTTCCCGACTGGGACCCCGAGGCGTGGGCCGAGCGCGAGCGCGAGACCGACGGCGACCTCGCGTTCGTCACCTACGAGCGGCGCGACGAGGACTGA
- a CDS encoding thiol-disulfide oxidoreductase DCC family protein → MEREIPDDAAIILFDGVCNLCSGFVQFVVPRDPEGKYRFASLQSDVGRELLAEHDLPTDELESIVLIEDGESYVKSSAVIRIATGLGGRYRLLSPFRYVPAALRDRVYDFVADNRYRWFGKKDQCLMPSGDMESRFIE, encoded by the coding sequence ATGGAGCGGGAGATTCCGGACGACGCGGCGATAATTCTCTTCGACGGCGTCTGTAACCTCTGTAGCGGGTTCGTCCAGTTCGTCGTCCCCCGCGACCCGGAGGGGAAGTACCGGTTCGCCTCGCTGCAGTCCGACGTCGGGCGGGAACTGCTGGCCGAACACGACCTCCCGACCGACGAGCTGGAGTCGATCGTCCTGATCGAGGACGGCGAGAGCTACGTGAAGTCGTCGGCGGTGATCCGGATCGCGACGGGGCTCGGCGGCCGCTACCGGCTGCTCTCGCCGTTCCGGTACGTCCCCGCCGCGCTCCGCGACCGCGTCTACGACTTCGTCGCCGACAACCGGTACCGCTGGTTCGGGAAGAAGGACCAGTGTCTGATGCCGTCCGGCGACATGGAGTCGCGGTTCATCGAGTGA
- a CDS encoding HTTM domain-containing protein — translation MNRSPSLVTLRSRLSAAVRRLSAIVAARSSVDLRALAAFRIGLGTLLIADLLRRSRSLTAFYTDDGVLPRRALFADYSGTYSLHALSGEPWAVASLFAVAGVVALALAVGYRTRLATAVSWLLLLSLQARNPMVLNAGDALLAMLLFWGVFLPLDARWSVDAIRRAEAESPGDDAAPDDAGGDATPDAEDGDEDDSAPETAPSPGGPHGTAVATVASLGVLLQMLVMYVTNGLHKLEGELWMGGEAVAYVMQADHFTYLLGDHVAAFPALLRAATYAWVALLFASPLLILLTGYARAAVASLFVGMHLGMAVTMRIDLFPLISVVGFVPFYQTPVWDAAARAVDRYGPAAAIDHWRERLESAGRAIASLDASVPRPTRNDRLAGLAAGIRAGVERGRPLFSTVIPVFFVVLIVLSSAQSVGYGEVPDPGEEVLETVEMDQHWQMFAPEPIRTTHWFAAPGVLENGSERDVFRDAAVSLDRPPDVDATYPTARWRKYLTNVESTSNEKHRSYFANYLCGEWNRTHAIGVENVTVYHFYERTDPYNGTVLADGRFGLIEYDCSGQFVQNE, via the coding sequence ATGAATCGAAGTCCCTCCCTCGTAACGCTCAGATCGCGGCTCTCGGCCGCCGTTCGTCGTCTCTCAGCGATCGTCGCCGCGCGAAGCTCGGTGGACCTGCGCGCGCTCGCCGCCTTCCGGATCGGGCTCGGAACGCTGCTGATCGCCGACCTGCTCCGTCGCTCTCGCTCGCTGACGGCGTTTTACACCGACGACGGCGTACTCCCGCGACGCGCGCTGTTCGCCGACTACTCGGGGACGTACTCGCTCCACGCGCTCTCCGGCGAGCCCTGGGCCGTCGCGTCGCTGTTCGCAGTCGCGGGCGTCGTCGCCCTCGCGCTGGCCGTCGGGTACCGGACGCGGCTCGCGACGGCCGTCTCGTGGCTGCTGTTGCTCTCTCTCCAGGCCCGGAACCCGATGGTGTTGAACGCGGGCGACGCCCTCCTGGCGATGCTGCTCTTCTGGGGCGTCTTCCTCCCGCTCGACGCGCGCTGGTCGGTCGACGCGATCCGACGAGCGGAGGCCGAGAGCCCCGGCGACGACGCGGCACCTGACGACGCCGGCGGCGACGCGACACCTGACGCCGAAGACGGCGACGAGGACGACTCGGCGCCGGAAACCGCCCCCTCGCCGGGGGGCCCGCACGGGACCGCCGTGGCGACGGTCGCCTCGCTGGGCGTGCTCCTCCAGATGCTGGTGATGTACGTGACGAACGGCCTCCACAAGCTCGAGGGGGAGCTCTGGATGGGCGGCGAGGCGGTCGCGTACGTCATGCAGGCGGACCACTTCACCTACCTCCTCGGCGACCACGTCGCCGCGTTCCCGGCCCTGTTGCGAGCGGCCACGTACGCGTGGGTCGCGCTGCTTTTCGCCTCGCCGCTTTTGATCCTTCTCACGGGATACGCGCGCGCGGCGGTCGCCTCGCTGTTCGTCGGTATGCACCTCGGAATGGCGGTCACGATGCGGATCGACCTGTTCCCCCTCATTTCCGTCGTCGGCTTCGTCCCCTTCTACCAGACGCCGGTCTGGGACGCCGCGGCGCGCGCGGTCGACCGGTACGGCCCGGCCGCGGCCATCGACCATTGGCGTGAGCGCCTCGAATCCGCGGGGAGAGCGATCGCTTCGCTCGACGCGTCGGTTCCGCGACCGACGCGAAACGACCGCCTCGCCGGCCTCGCGGCGGGCATCCGCGCGGGAGTCGAGCGCGGCCGCCCGCTCTTCTCGACGGTCATTCCCGTCTTCTTCGTCGTGTTGATCGTCCTCTCGAGCGCGCAGTCGGTCGGCTACGGGGAGGTTCCGGACCCCGGCGAGGAGGTCTTAGAGACGGTCGAGATGGATCAGCACTGGCAGATGTTCGCGCCCGAGCCGATCCGCACGACCCACTGGTTCGCCGCTCCCGGCGTCCTCGAGAACGGGAGCGAGCGGGACGTGTTCCGGGACGCCGCGGTCTCGCTGGACCGACCGCCGGACGTCGACGCGACGTACCCCACCGCGCGCTGGCGGAAGTACCTCACGAACGTCGAGTCGACGAGCAACGAGAAGCACCGCTCGTACTTCGCGAACTACCTCTGCGGGGAGTGGAACCGGACGCACGCGATCGGCGTCGAGAACGTCACCGTCTACCACTTCTACGAGCGGACCGACCCGTACAACGGGACCGTGCTGGCCGACGGTCGGTTCGGGCTGATCGAGTACGACTGCTCCGGTCAGTTCGTCCAGAACGAGTGA
- a CDS encoding homoserine kinase, with protein sequence MVTVRAPATSANLGSGFDVFGAALSRPADVVTVEKAAETTIEVTGVGAQYIPEDPEKNTVGAVVEALDAPARIHIDKGVRPASGLGSSAASAAGAAVALNRLYDRGHSREELVPIAAEGEAVVSGVAHADNVAPSILGGFTVTTAEGTRSVDAAIPLVVCLPDVAVSTRDARRVVPESASMEELVETVGNAATLAIGMCRSDPDLVGLGMSDPVVTPERARLITGYDDVRDRAFDAGATGVTVSGAGPAVIAACRERDRRGVAAEMLDAFAGAGIEARAYQTRIGRGTTFLTE encoded by the coding sequence ATGGTAACGGTACGGGCCCCCGCGACGAGCGCGAACCTCGGGAGCGGCTTCGACGTGTTCGGGGCCGCGCTCTCGCGGCCGGCGGACGTCGTCACCGTCGAGAAGGCGGCCGAGACGACGATCGAGGTCACGGGCGTCGGCGCGCAGTACATCCCGGAGGACCCCGAGAAGAACACCGTCGGCGCCGTCGTCGAGGCGCTCGACGCGCCGGCACGGATCCACATCGACAAGGGCGTGCGCCCGGCCTCCGGGCTCGGCTCCTCGGCCGCGAGCGCCGCGGGCGCCGCGGTCGCGCTCAACCGGCTGTACGACCGCGGACACTCCCGGGAGGAGTTGGTCCCGATCGCCGCCGAGGGCGAGGCCGTCGTCTCCGGGGTCGCGCACGCCGACAACGTCGCTCCCTCGATCCTCGGCGGGTTCACCGTGACGACCGCGGAGGGAACCCGTTCGGTCGACGCCGCGATCCCGCTGGTCGTCTGCCTCCCCGACGTGGCGGTCTCGACCCGCGACGCGCGCCGGGTCGTCCCCGAGAGCGCCTCGATGGAGGAGCTGGTCGAGACGGTCGGAAACGCCGCGACGCTCGCGATCGGCATGTGTCGCTCGGACCCCGACCTCGTCGGCCTCGGCATGAGCGACCCCGTGGTCACGCCCGAGCGCGCCCGCCTGATCACCGGCTACGACGACGTGCGCGACCGCGCCTTCGACGCCGGCGCGACCGGCGTCACCGTCAGCGGCGCCGGCCCCGCGGTGATCGCGGCCTGCCGCGAGCGCGACCGCCGCGGCGTCGCCGCCGAGATGCTCGACGCCTTCGCCGGCGCCGGCATCGAAGCGCGCGCCTACCAGACTCGAATCGGCCGCGGTACGACGTTCCTCACGGAGTGA
- a CDS encoding TIGR00341 family protein: protein MIPAGKRAAVVRALDDEGVDYVVTDETSGREYTAVATFPLPTAAVEPVLDRLREAGIDESTYTVIVAAETVISRRFEALEAQYEEEADHGGDRISREELQAKAEGLASGLGTYVLMTVISAVIATAGLLLDSPATVVGSMVIAPLIGPAMSAAIGTVVDDEALFRRGVRMQILGVTVAILAATLFAFALRSLALVPPGLDPLELAEVSERVAPNVLVLVVAIGAGVAGIVSLMTGVSATLVGVMIAVALIPPAAAVGIGIAFQIPRLVIGAGVIVAVNVLSINLSALVVLWYEGYRPQRWFREDEARAAFLKRAAVLAVAIALLSVFLGGVTYESYVASTTEADIRAAATDELTAIDSEFELLELSVERTGTVPPLETDRVVVTVGVPPGSTVEGIAPALDGRIEAAVDREVAVEVRTVTVERA from the coding sequence ATGATTCCGGCGGGCAAGCGGGCGGCGGTCGTCCGCGCGCTCGACGACGAGGGGGTCGACTACGTCGTCACCGACGAGACGAGCGGTCGGGAGTACACCGCGGTCGCGACGTTCCCGCTCCCGACCGCCGCCGTCGAGCCGGTCCTCGACCGACTGCGGGAGGCGGGGATCGACGAGAGCACCTACACCGTCATCGTCGCGGCCGAGACGGTCATCTCGCGGCGGTTCGAGGCGCTCGAAGCGCAGTACGAGGAGGAGGCCGACCACGGGGGCGACCGCATCTCGCGCGAGGAGCTCCAGGCGAAGGCGGAGGGGCTCGCCTCCGGACTCGGGACGTACGTGCTGATGACGGTCATCTCGGCGGTGATCGCCACCGCGGGGCTCCTGCTCGACTCGCCCGCGACCGTGGTCGGCTCGATGGTGATCGCGCCGCTCATCGGGCCGGCGATGTCGGCCGCGATCGGCACCGTCGTCGACGACGAGGCGCTGTTCCGGCGCGGCGTGCGGATGCAGATACTGGGCGTGACGGTCGCGATCCTCGCGGCGACGCTGTTCGCGTTCGCGCTGCGCTCGCTCGCCTTGGTCCCGCCCGGGCTCGACCCGCTCGAACTCGCGGAGGTGTCGGAGCGGGTCGCGCCGAACGTCCTCGTTCTGGTCGTCGCGATCGGGGCCGGCGTCGCGGGCATCGTCTCGCTGATGACCGGCGTCTCGGCGACGCTCGTGGGCGTGATGATCGCGGTGGCGCTCATCCCGCCCGCGGCCGCGGTCGGCATCGGGATCGCGTTCCAGATTCCGCGGCTCGTGATCGGCGCCGGCGTCATCGTCGCGGTGAACGTCCTCTCGATCAACCTCTCGGCGCTCGTGGTGCTGTGGTACGAGGGGTACCGGCCCCAGCGGTGGTTCCGCGAGGACGAGGCGCGCGCCGCGTTCCTCAAGCGCGCCGCCGTCCTGGCCGTCGCCATCGCGCTGCTCTCGGTGTTCCTCGGCGGCGTGACCTACGAGTCGTACGTCGCCTCGACCACCGAGGCCGACATCCGCGCCGCCGCGACCGACGAGCTGACGGCGATCGACTCGGAGTTCGAGCTCCTCGAACTGAGCGTCGAGCGCACCGGGACCGTCCCGCCGCTCGAAACGGACCGGGTGGTGGTCACCGTGGGGGTACCGCCCGGCAGCACCGTGGAGGGAATCGCGCCCGCGCTCGACGGCCGGATCGAGGCGGCCGTCGACCGCGAGGTCGCCGTCGAGGTCCGCACGGTGACCGTCGAACGGGCCTGA
- a CDS encoding formate/nitrite transporter family protein, whose protein sequence is MTDSEQPDDDSMREVVERSRSGAPAVGEAVRDRFSSDEVFQRIIAAADEEVTSGSRELFFSGLAAGLAITITFMLYASLTAATDSHPVLSVLLYPLGFIYIIIGGYQLYTENTLPPVALTLERLASLPTLLRHWTIVLAGNFVGGGIGALVLSYGGVFTGDTVDAARYISEGGFGVGTVPLFFKAAMAGLVVAGVVWVGFASTDSVSRMLVVYLAFLAIPLGDLFHVVVSFTEVLYLFFEYSIPLYGAEISLYSGMVGFVVPVLLGNTIGGVVLVTLVNYFQTSEERLEEARFEGVSRRLTVPEWVFGRAAGRSYVPILDATEATLFAGEGYRIMVPITNPRTDGPIVRLAARLASSHEDGVVHIVHVVQAPERMSLSSGDAGQRIANVSAQGMADLRSTAAEYDVDVSTSTVVSHRSFEEVFNMARRTRPDAVLMGWGDDQLWSAARAERPIDELTNQLPCDFLILNEHELDTSRVLIPTSGGPDSDLSAEVAKVLADTADADVTLLHVVDGPENRGQGELFLANWAEEHGLENAELVVDDGGDVEAGICDAAADKTLVIIGATEKGLLSRLVSDSLHLDVIHDVDASVLLTERPSSRSLRERLFGSGRRATDVSGGVERDPERSEGTDVRSAETRDGDRDGAGRDPDDGSPDGGSDAAADAAVDEVTEDDADGADADETAESADDGPEDEQPHLDETFIADHDEADEEAADEADDDADRGDDAR, encoded by the coding sequence GTGACGGACTCAGAGCAACCCGACGACGACTCGATGCGTGAGGTCGTCGAGCGGTCCCGGAGCGGCGCGCCCGCGGTCGGCGAGGCCGTCCGGGACCGGTTCTCCTCGGACGAGGTGTTCCAGCGGATCATCGCGGCCGCGGACGAGGAGGTGACCTCGGGGAGCCGCGAGCTGTTCTTCAGCGGGCTCGCCGCCGGGTTGGCGATCACGATCACGTTCATGCTGTACGCGTCGCTGACCGCGGCGACCGACTCCCATCCCGTCTTGAGCGTGCTGCTGTACCCGCTCGGGTTCATCTACATCATCATCGGCGGCTACCAGCTGTACACCGAGAACACGCTGCCGCCGGTGGCGCTCACCCTCGAACGACTCGCGAGCCTTCCGACGCTCCTCCGCCACTGGACGATTGTGCTCGCGGGGAACTTCGTCGGCGGCGGGATCGGTGCGCTCGTGCTGTCGTACGGGGGCGTCTTCACGGGCGACACCGTCGACGCGGCGCGGTACATCTCCGAGGGAGGGTTCGGCGTCGGCACCGTGCCGCTGTTCTTCAAGGCCGCGATGGCGGGGCTCGTCGTCGCCGGCGTCGTCTGGGTCGGCTTCGCCTCCACCGACTCCGTGAGTCGGATGCTCGTCGTCTACCTCGCGTTCCTCGCGATCCCGCTCGGCGACCTGTTCCACGTGGTCGTCTCCTTCACCGAGGTCCTCTACCTGTTCTTCGAGTACAGCATTCCGCTGTACGGCGCCGAGATCAGCCTCTACTCCGGGATGGTCGGGTTCGTGGTCCCGGTCCTGCTTGGGAACACCATCGGCGGTGTCGTCTTAGTCACGCTCGTCAACTACTTCCAGACCAGCGAGGAGCGCCTCGAAGAGGCGCGCTTCGAGGGCGTCAGCCGTCGCCTGACGGTCCCCGAGTGGGTGTTCGGCCGCGCGGCCGGTCGCTCGTACGTCCCCATCTTGGACGCCACCGAGGCGACGCTGTTCGCGGGCGAGGGGTACCGGATCATGGTGCCGATCACGAACCCCCGGACGGACGGCCCGATCGTCAGGCTGGCGGCGCGGCTCGCGAGCAGCCACGAGGACGGGGTCGTCCATATCGTCCACGTGGTTCAGGCGCCGGAGCGCATGTCCCTGTCCTCCGGTGACGCGGGCCAGCGGATCGCGAACGTCTCCGCGCAGGGAATGGCCGACCTCCGGTCGACCGCGGCCGAGTACGACGTCGACGTATCGACCTCGACGGTGGTCTCGCACCGCTCGTTCGAGGAGGTGTTCAACATGGCCCGTCGGACCCGCCCGGACGCGGTGCTGATGGGCTGGGGCGACGACCAGCTGTGGAGCGCCGCCCGCGCCGAGCGCCCCATCGACGAGCTCACCAACCAGCTCCCCTGCGACTTCCTCATCCTCAACGAGCACGAGCTCGACACCTCGCGGGTCCTGATCCCGACCTCCGGCGGTCCGGACTCGGACCTGAGCGCGGAGGTCGCGAAGGTGCTCGCCGACACGGCCGACGCCGACGTGACGCTGCTCCACGTGGTCGACGGGCCAGAGAACAGGGGACAGGGTGAGCTGTTCCTCGCGAACTGGGCCGAGGAACACGGCCTCGAAAACGCAGAACTCGTGGTCGACGACGGCGGCGACGTGGAGGCGGGAATCTGCGACGCGGCCGCCGACAAGACCCTCGTCATCATCGGCGCCACCGAGAAGGGGCTGCTCTCGCGGCTCGTCTCGGACTCGCTGCACCTCGACGTGATCCACGACGTCGACGCCTCGGTGCTGCTCACCGAGCGCCCGAGCAGCCGGTCGCTGCGCGAGCGGCTGTTCGGCTCCGGCCGCCGCGCGACCGACGTGTCGGGCGGCGTCGAGCGCGATCCGGAGCGGTCCGAGGGAACCGACGTACGGTCCGCCGAGACCCGCGACGGCGACCGCGACGGCGCCGGTCGCGACCCGGACGACGGATCTCCCGACGGCGGGTCCGACGCCGCCGCGGACGCGGCGGTCGACGAGGTGACCGAGGACGATGCGGACGGCGCCGACGCCGACGAGACGGCCGAGAGCGCGGACGACGGTCCCGAGGACGAGCAGCCGCACCTCGACGAAACGTTCATCGCGGACCACGACGAGGCGGACGAGGAGGCCGCAGACGAGGCGGACGACGACGCCGACCGCGGCGACGACGCGCGATAG
- a CDS encoding SIMPL domain-containing protein, translated as MDRRLTALIGIAALVALAGCAGIAGTATPTDGGDETGLERSIEVTAAGEATAAPDRATLRVAVTATGDDAAAVRDELAAGEEEIRTALTDWGLDEDAIRTERYDVRESYETRDDPNRTRYEGVHQYAIELDDVDAVGEVIDVAVDAGADQVQRIQFGLSDERERELREEALTAAMANADDDAAVLANASDLEVVGVYDVSTAQSDPTPFIAESFNAAAGGDAGGASTSVQTGDVSVRVTVNVVYEATPA; from the coding sequence ATGGACAGACGACTGACGGCACTCATCGGCATCGCTGCGCTCGTGGCGCTCGCCGGCTGCGCGGGGATCGCGGGGACGGCCACCCCGACGGACGGCGGCGACGAGACGGGACTGGAACGGAGCATCGAAGTGACGGCCGCGGGCGAGGCGACCGCAGCCCCGGACCGCGCCACGCTCCGCGTCGCGGTGACCGCCACCGGCGACGACGCCGCGGCCGTGCGCGACGAACTGGCCGCCGGCGAGGAGGAGATCCGGACGGCGCTGACCGACTGGGGGCTCGACGAGGACGCGATCCGGACCGAGCGGTACGACGTGCGCGAGAGCTACGAGACCCGGGACGACCCGAACCGGACGCGGTACGAGGGCGTCCACCAGTACGCGATCGAGCTCGACGACGTCGACGCCGTCGGAGAGGTGATCGACGTCGCGGTCGATGCCGGCGCCGACCAGGTCCAGCGTATCCAGTTCGGGCTGAGCGACGAGCGCGAGCGCGAACTCCGCGAGGAGGCGCTCACGGCGGCGATGGCGAACGCCGACGACGACGCGGCCGTCCTCGCGAACGCGAGCGACCTCGAAGTGGTCGGCGTGTACGACGTCTCCACGGCGCAGTCCGACCCGACGCCGTTCATCGCCGAGAGCTTCAACGCGGCCGCCGGCGGCGACGCGGGCGGCGCCTCCACGAGCGTCCAGACCGGCGACGTGAGCGTGCGCGTCACGGTGAACGTCGTGTACGAGGCGACGCCGGCCTGA
- a CDS encoding GTPase: MIFEGLPTTPRAEELVDKAFSRAARAGRAKRGHDAQESMLRTAGNVLSDNLENVVTSWPDFGFDVDPFYYELADAIVDVDRLRQALSQVMWASRQIEDLRDEYTTKIRNSDVDTARKHRKQAFARMADVMDQIEDDLRYIGDSRDQLKVLPEIDPDEPAIVVAGYPNVGKSSFVNRVTRASNQIAEYPFTTKGVQIGHFDRDRVRYQIVDTPGLLDRPEDERNDIERQAVSALEHLADAVVFVIDPSGDCGYPLDVQLELREEVRELFGADVPLLTVANKHDRFEAVKAESVDATMSVTEGENVEDVLDMAVDAVGYEPDLPTRDGE; encoded by the coding sequence ATGATATTTGAGGGCCTCCCGACGACTCCGCGCGCGGAGGAACTCGTCGACAAGGCGTTCTCGCGGGCGGCGCGGGCCGGGCGCGCGAAGCGCGGGCACGACGCCCAGGAGTCGATGCTCCGGACCGCCGGCAACGTGCTCTCGGACAACTTGGAGAACGTCGTCACCTCGTGGCCGGACTTCGGCTTCGACGTCGACCCGTTCTACTACGAGCTCGCCGACGCCATCGTCGACGTCGACCGCCTCCGACAGGCGCTCTCGCAGGTGATGTGGGCCAGCCGCCAGATCGAGGACCTCCGCGACGAGTACACGACGAAGATCCGGAACTCGGACGTCGACACCGCGCGGAAACACCGCAAGCAGGCGTTCGCGCGCATGGCGGACGTGATGGACCAGATCGAGGACGACCTCCGGTACATCGGCGACTCGCGGGACCAGCTGAAGGTGCTCCCGGAGATCGACCCCGACGAGCCGGCCATCGTCGTCGCCGGCTACCCGAACGTCGGGAAGTCCTCGTTCGTCAACCGCGTCACCCGCGCGTCGAACCAGATCGCGGAGTACCCGTTCACCACGAAGGGCGTCCAGATCGGCCACTTCGATCGGGACCGCGTCCGCTACCAGATCGTCGACACGCCCGGGCTGCTCGACCGGCCGGAAGACGAGCGCAACGACATCGAGCGGCAGGCGGTGAGCGCCCTCGAACACCTCGCGGACGCCGTCGTCTTCGTCATCGACCCCTCCGGCGACTGCGGCTACCCCCTCGACGTCCAGCTGGAGCTCCGCGAGGAGGTCCGCGAGCTGTTCGGCGCGGACGTGCCGCTGCTCACCGTGGCGAACAAACACGACCGCTTCGAGGCGGTGAAGGCGGAGTCCGTCGACGCGACGATGAGCGTCACGGAAGGGGAGAACGTCGAGGACGTCCTCGACATGGCGGTCGACGCGGTCGGCTACGAGCCCGACCTCCCGACGCGCGACGGGGAGTAG